The Paenibacillus tianjinensis genome has a window encoding:
- a CDS encoding amino acid ABC transporter ATP-binding protein, translated as MIDFHQVEKHYGQFHVLKTIDLHVQEGEVVVVVGPSGSGKSTMLRCINRLETITSGGLTVDGITVNERKTDINKLRKEIGMVFQHFNLYPHKKVIDNITLAPVKVLGLSKAEAEKTAMYYLEKVGIADKAHAYPSQLSGGQQQRVAIARGLAMKPKIMLFDEPTSALDPEMVGEVLDVMRTLANEGMTMVVVTHEMGFAKEVADRVIFMDQGQIVEEAEPAQFFANPREERTRMFLSRVLSH; from the coding sequence TTGATCGACTTTCATCAGGTAGAGAAACATTATGGACAATTTCATGTGCTGAAAACCATCGACCTTCATGTACAGGAAGGGGAAGTAGTTGTCGTAGTCGGCCCTTCCGGGTCCGGCAAAAGCACCATGCTGCGCTGCATCAACCGGCTGGAGACGATAACCAGCGGCGGACTAACTGTTGATGGAATAACGGTGAATGAACGCAAAACAGATATCAACAAGCTGCGCAAGGAGATCGGAATGGTGTTTCAGCATTTCAATCTGTATCCGCACAAAAAGGTGATCGACAATATTACATTAGCACCGGTCAAAGTACTGGGACTAAGCAAGGCAGAAGCTGAGAAGACAGCGATGTACTATCTGGAGAAGGTCGGCATTGCTGATAAAGCCCATGCTTATCCTTCCCAGCTGTCCGGCGGGCAGCAGCAGCGTGTGGCTATAGCCCGGGGGCTTGCGATGAAGCCGAAGATTATGTTGTTCGACGAACCGACCTCGGCGCTTGATCCAGAGATGGTCGGCGAGGTGCTCGATGTAATGCGTACTCTGGCCAATGAAGGTATGACCATGGTAGTGGTTACGCATGAGATGGGCTTTGCCAAAGAAGTGGCTGACCGGGTCATCTTCATGGATCAGGGACAGATTGTGGAGGAAGCCGAGCCGGCGCAATTCTTCGCAAATCCCCGGGAAGAACGGACCCGGATGTTTCTCAGCCGTGTATTAAGTCATTAA
- a CDS encoding glutamate ABC transporter substrate-binding protein yields MNKLKSFKWLSVLIVAALFVIAGCGNNNNAGNNTAASGGNAAGEAADSAAIAKIKERGKLLVGVKYDTRLFGLKDPASGKVEGFDIDISKAIAKHILGDENAIELKEVTSKTRIPMLNNGEIDMVVATMTITEERKKEVDFSDVYFQAGQSLLVKKGSPITGLESVTKDTKILGSKGATSIKNIKEKVPGVTVLEFDNYQDAFAALKAGQGDALTTDDAILYGMASQDDGYEVVGKPFTDEPYGIAVQKGNTDVVKAINDTLAELKANGEYDAIYTKWIGKAPAK; encoded by the coding sequence ATGAACAAATTGAAGAGCTTCAAATGGTTAAGTGTGCTGATCGTCGCTGCATTATTCGTCATTGCCGGATGCGGAAATAACAACAATGCGGGCAATAATACCGCAGCCAGCGGCGGCAATGCCGCCGGGGAAGCAGCGGATTCTGCTGCGATCGCCAAGATTAAGGAACGCGGCAAGCTGCTGGTTGGAGTTAAATATGATACCAGATTGTTCGGACTGAAGGATCCTGCCTCCGGCAAGGTTGAAGGCTTCGATATTGATATCTCCAAAGCAATTGCCAAACACATTCTGGGTGACGAAAATGCTATTGAGCTGAAGGAAGTAACGTCCAAGACACGCATTCCGATGCTGAATAACGGCGAAATCGATATGGTTGTCGCTACAATGACAATTACCGAGGAACGCAAGAAGGAAGTGGATTTCTCCGACGTGTATTTCCAGGCCGGACAATCGCTGCTCGTGAAGAAAGGCAGTCCGATTACCGGACTTGAAAGTGTAACCAAGGATACCAAGATCCTGGGCTCCAAGGGTGCTACTTCGATCAAGAACATTAAAGAGAAGGTTCCGGGTGTAACGGTCCTGGAATTCGATAACTATCAGGATGCATTCGCAGCCCTGAAGGCAGGTCAAGGGGATGCGCTGACAACCGACGATGCGATTCTGTACGGTATGGCTTCCCAGGATGACGGTTATGAAGTTGTAGGAAAACCGTTCACCGATGAGCCGTACGGCATTGCTGTACAAAAAGGCAACACGGATGTGGTTAAGGCCATTAATGATACACTGGCTGAACTGAAAGCAAACGGCGAATACGACGCCATCTATACCAAATGGATCGGTAAAGCTCCAGCGAAATAA
- a CDS encoding amino acid ABC transporter permease, protein MDFSILTDYFGLYLEGFWGTILSSVLALIGSFLLGAVIAVFRITTVKALRWFGTGYVEFVRNIPLLLVVYIFYYGPSALGFPLDGFKAGTIGLAVYTSAFIAEAIRAGIMAVPKGQMEAARSSGLSYIQTMMHVILPQAIKLVIPPLGNQFINLIKNSSVLTIVAGMDLMYFADSISTETYRTFDTYIFVAVFYLVLTLPLSYGVRVWERRLQRKY, encoded by the coding sequence ATGGATTTTTCGATATTAACCGATTATTTCGGGCTTTATCTGGAGGGCTTCTGGGGTACGATCCTGTCCAGTGTACTGGCCTTAATCGGCAGCTTCCTGCTCGGGGCGGTAATAGCGGTGTTCCGCATCACCACAGTGAAGGCACTGCGCTGGTTCGGAACGGGATACGTCGAGTTCGTCCGTAATATTCCGCTGCTGCTCGTTGTGTATATTTTCTATTATGGCCCGTCAGCACTGGGTTTTCCTCTTGATGGCTTCAAGGCTGGAACGATTGGTCTGGCTGTGTACACCTCGGCATTTATTGCAGAAGCGATCCGTGCAGGAATTATGGCTGTCCCCAAAGGGCAGATGGAGGCGGCACGTTCCTCCGGACTCAGCTATATCCAGACGATGATGCATGTAATTTTGCCGCAGGCTATTAAGCTGGTCATTCCGCCGCTTGGGAACCAGTTCATTAACCTGATTAAGAACTCTTCCGTGCTGACCATTGTTGCCGGGATGGACCTGATGTATTTTGCAGACAGCATCTCTACAGAGACCTACCGCACCTTCGATACTTATATTTTTGTAGCGGTATTCTATCTGGTGCTGACACTGCCGCTCAGTTATGGCGTCCGTGTATGGGAGCGCAGATTGCAGCGGAAGTACTAA
- a CDS encoding amino acid ABC transporter permease, which translates to MDFAGAFSAANLGFLMDGFYLTLIVAFVSIILSFVIGVIVGVIRYAEVPVLSPVMFFLVELIRNLPLLLIIFFVRFALPEVGIKMGLTTAAIAALTIFEAAMIAEIVRGGLTAVDKGQIEAARSSGLSSFQTLWHIVLPQGLRHMVPPLVSQFISLLKDTSLATIVALPELIHNAKIVMGQKESFTIPVLLLIAVLYFAVNYLLSLVSRRLEHKTA; encoded by the coding sequence ATGGATTTTGCCGGTGCATTTTCAGCCGCTAATTTAGGTTTTTTGATGGACGGCTTCTACCTTACACTGATTGTGGCTTTTGTGTCGATCATCCTGAGCTTTGTGATTGGCGTAATTGTCGGTGTAATCCGCTATGCGGAAGTGCCGGTGCTCTCGCCGGTGATGTTCTTTCTGGTCGAGCTGATCCGTAACCTGCCGCTGCTGCTGATTATTTTCTTCGTCCGCTTCGCACTGCCTGAGGTAGGAATCAAGATGGGGCTGACCACTGCGGCGATTGCCGCACTCACGATCTTTGAGGCTGCGATGATTGCGGAGATTGTGCGCGGGGGACTAACGGCCGTTGACAAGGGACAGATTGAAGCCGCACGTTCGTCCGGACTCAGCAGCTTCCAGACGCTATGGCATATCGTGCTTCCGCAGGGACTGCGTCATATGGTGCCGCCGCTCGTCAGCCAGTTCATTTCCCTGCTCAAGGATACCTCACTCGCGACAATCGTCGCCCTGCCGGAACTGATACATAATGCGAAGATTGTGATGGGGCAGAAGGAAAGCTTTACGATTCCTGTTTTGCTCCTGATTGCCGTGCTGTATTTCGCAGTGAATTATCTGCTGTCGCTGGTTTCGAGAAGACTTGAGCATAAAACGGCCTGA
- a CDS encoding ATP-binding protein: MGQSILKSRALQIAVVALGTAVAGEFKINPFDGDIFRIALGSSAFLLFLLLMRRLPYITTGIATGVTVLLFRTGMDAAAGSGGSFLQSLNSHFSAMVYYIVFAVLMSLIKSRLDTFHPLVLGGVAAIIDLLSNEMELLTRLIVLDSATFRLNEWTFLMAIAVIRTYFTTGVYSSISVSQMRITQREQNRRMEQMLGFGSGLYGEVFYLEKSIGTLERVTLSSYDLYRSLKAEEELRPYSRQVLDITQQIHEVKKDSQRILAGLVKLVEREATGDLPLSVIMKFTLKSNAKYAEMLGKQIHFILMMNSDYITASYIPLLTLLGNLTANAVEVIKVEGIVSLEVYEDGENTVFAVADSGGGIAERDRELLFEPGFTTKFDQEGVAATGIGLSHVKDIVDLFGGQLTVDNASKHGGARFQISLPTAKLRKEEE; this comes from the coding sequence ATGGGACAATCTATACTTAAATCCAGGGCGCTGCAGATTGCTGTGGTAGCTTTGGGGACAGCAGTGGCCGGGGAATTCAAAATAAATCCGTTTGACGGCGACATCTTCCGGATTGCACTAGGCAGCAGCGCTTTTCTGCTGTTTTTGCTTTTAATGAGGCGGCTGCCATATATTACTACGGGAATCGCCACCGGTGTCACCGTGTTATTATTCCGCACCGGGATGGATGCTGCAGCCGGCAGCGGAGGTTCGTTTCTTCAGAGTCTGAACAGCCATTTCTCAGCGATGGTCTATTATATTGTGTTCGCGGTGCTGATGAGTCTGATCAAAAGCCGGCTGGATACGTTCCACCCTCTGGTCCTTGGCGGCGTTGCGGCGATTATTGATCTGCTGTCGAACGAGATGGAACTGCTTACCCGGCTGATTGTGCTGGACTCGGCTACCTTCCGGCTGAATGAATGGACGTTTCTGATGGCGATTGCGGTGATTCGTACTTATTTTACAACCGGGGTATACAGCAGTATTTCTGTCAGCCAGATGCGGATTACGCAGCGGGAGCAGAACCGGCGGATGGAGCAGATGTTAGGCTTCGGCTCAGGGCTGTACGGGGAAGTTTTTTATCTGGAGAAATCAATCGGAACGCTGGAGCGTGTGACCTTAAGCAGCTATGATCTGTACCGCAGCCTCAAGGCGGAGGAAGAGCTTAGGCCCTACAGCCGTCAGGTGCTCGACATTACCCAGCAGATTCATGAAGTGAAGAAGGATTCACAGCGCATTCTGGCGGGTCTGGTGAAGCTTGTGGAACGTGAGGCGACCGGCGATCTGCCGCTGTCTGTGATCATGAAGTTTACGCTCAAGAGCAATGCCAAGTACGCTGAAATGCTGGGCAAGCAAATTCATTTTATACTGATGATGAACTCTGATTATATCACCGCGAGCTACATCCCTCTGTTAACTCTGCTGGGTAATCTCACGGCTAATGCGGTTGAAGTGATAAAAGTTGAAGGCATTGTGTCCCTTGAAGTGTATGAGGATGGGGAGAATACGGTCTTTGCAGTAGCGGACAGCGGCGGCGGGATTGCTGAACGTGACCGTGAGCTGCTGTTCGAGCCGGGCTTTACCACGAAGTTCGATCAGGAGGGCGTTGCGGCTACAGGGATTGGACTGTCGCATGTGAAGGACATTGTGGACTTATTCGGAGGACAACTTACAGTCGATAATGCCTCAAAGCATGGAGGGGCCAGGTTTCAGATTAGTTTACCGACGGCAAAGCTGCGGAAGGAGGAGGAATAG
- a CDS encoding response regulator has protein sequence MPLSFCIVDDDGSARRMLQHIIEDSGLGEVTGTAECGQDGVRLILEERPDIVLMDLLMPDQDGIETINSLQAQGCRSKFVMISQIENSDMVGRAYRSGIEFFIRKPINKIEVESVLHKVNERYAINRYLDEIKLSLGKLEGLQFGLAPAAVNKRSVKEIIQPILMNMGMISEAGSRDIILMMELTAAREDNRTLPPLKELYEMAAATYKTSPAEAAKEVKAIEQRLRRALSAGLTNLASIGLTDYGNPKFEHYAPLYFDFEEVRLKMKEIELGRDSGKVKVNLKKFLQVLHLELLEGLGR, from the coding sequence ATGCCGCTATCTTTCTGTATAGTAGATGACGACGGGTCGGCCAGAAGAATGCTGCAGCATATTATTGAGGACAGCGGACTTGGCGAAGTGACCGGTACCGCGGAATGCGGGCAGGACGGAGTGCGTCTGATTCTGGAGGAACGTCCGGATATTGTGCTGATGGATCTGCTGATGCCGGACCAGGACGGGATTGAGACAATTAATTCGCTGCAGGCCCAGGGCTGCCGCTCCAAATTCGTGATGATCTCACAGATCGAGAACAGTGATATGGTCGGCCGTGCCTACCGCAGCGGAATCGAGTTCTTCATCCGTAAGCCGATCAATAAAATCGAAGTCGAGTCCGTGCTGCATAAAGTGAATGAGCGTTATGCGATTAACCGTTACCTGGATGAGATCAAATTGAGTCTCGGCAAGCTGGAAGGGCTGCAGTTCGGACTGGCGCCGGCCGCAGTGAATAAACGTTCTGTAAAAGAGATTATCCAGCCGATTCTGATGAATATGGGCATGATCTCTGAGGCCGGGAGCCGGGATATCATTCTGATGATGGAGCTTACAGCCGCCAGAGAGGATAACCGGACCCTTCCCCCGCTCAAGGAGCTATATGAAATGGCTGCGGCTACCTATAAGACGTCTCCTGCTGAAGCCGCCAAGGAGGTCAAAGCGATTGAACAGCGCCTGCGCCGCGCTTTGTCTGCCGGGCTGACTAATCTGGCTTCGATCGGGCTGACGGATTACGGGAATCCGAAGTTTGAGCATTATGCGCCGCTCTATTTCGACTTTGAAGAGGTGCGGCTGAAGATGAAAGAGATCGAGCTGGGCCGGGATTCAGGCAAAGTGAAGGTCAATCTGAAGAAGTTCCTGCAGGTATTGCATTTGGAGCTGCTGGAAGGCCTGGGCCGCTAA
- the corA gene encoding magnesium/cobalt transporter CorA, whose translation MIRTLAVTHEGELLTDLPLQSITIADYAWIWADFASPTPEETLLLDTYFHFHPLAIEDCMHVLQRPKLDYYENVQFLVLHALNEVTLDAEEIDLFLNKSFLVSYHHQQKSEMDEAWEIVQGEIHSRKGWSGGPMAAAYTVMDKLVDKYFPSLYSLEDELADLESMGSTESVEELMSQVFNVRGRLLKLRRTIVPMRDLMYRIVNSQHVQSNGEERIYFGDIYDHLLKLTDMIEVDREMTADLRDSYISLNSNRMNSIMKTLTVITTVFMPLTLIAGIYGMNFRVMPELDWAYGYPVILLLMLGLGAGMFQWFRRSGWFK comes from the coding sequence ATGATACGTACACTAGCGGTAACACATGAAGGTGAGCTGCTGACAGATCTGCCGCTTCAGAGCATAACAATAGCTGATTATGCCTGGATCTGGGCCGATTTCGCCTCCCCAACACCGGAGGAAACGCTCCTGCTCGACACTTACTTTCATTTTCACCCCCTGGCGATTGAGGATTGCATGCATGTCCTGCAGCGGCCTAAGCTGGATTATTATGAGAATGTGCAGTTTTTAGTGCTGCATGCGCTCAATGAAGTGACGCTGGACGCGGAGGAAATAGACCTGTTCTTAAATAAAAGCTTCCTCGTCTCCTATCATCACCAGCAGAAATCAGAAATGGATGAAGCCTGGGAGATCGTGCAAGGGGAGATTCACAGCCGCAAAGGATGGTCAGGAGGACCGATGGCTGCCGCCTACACCGTGATGGATAAGCTGGTCGACAAATATTTTCCCAGCTTGTACAGTCTGGAAGACGAGCTGGCGGACCTGGAGAGCATGGGCAGCACGGAATCGGTGGAAGAGCTGATGAGCCAGGTATTCAATGTGCGGGGGCGGCTGCTGAAGCTGCGCCGGACGATTGTCCCAATGCGTGATCTGATGTACCGGATCGTTAATTCGCAGCATGTGCAGAGCAACGGGGAGGAACGGATTTATTTCGGCGATATCTATGATCATCTGCTGAAGCTGACCGACATGATTGAGGTCGACCGGGAAATGACCGCCGATCTGCGGGACAGCTACATCTCACTTAACTCCAACCGGATGAATTCCATAATGAAGACACTCACTGTGATCACGACGGTGTTCATGCCGCTGACCCTGATCGCGGGAATCTACGGAATGAACTTCAGAGTGATGCCGGAGCTGGACTGGGCATACGGGTATCCAGTGATCCTGCTGCTGATGCTGGGGCTGGGGGCGGGCATGTTCCAGTGGTTCCGGCGGAGCGGCTGGTTTAAGTAG
- a CDS encoding tyrosine protein kinase — protein MPNHYYNHSSRDRRSLAGPYNYSPYPGIGSYVQPPPPVEAGMLPALGTEAAEAALAVPVTEAAAAPKAGGLLGGLGNLGNLANMEQLKGIIDRMGGIDGIVNSMGKVQKVMQGFQQMAPMVKLVMGTFGKKKGSGALAAEEDAALYKPKSRKKRRPSTQRRKSPPKNRRKSSPASVKRRRT, from the coding sequence ATGCCTAACCATTACTATAATCATTCCAGCCGGGATAGACGTTCACTGGCCGGTCCGTATAATTACTCCCCCTATCCCGGAATCGGTTCATACGTCCAGCCGCCTCCCCCTGTGGAGGCCGGAATGTTGCCTGCGCTTGGGACGGAGGCGGCAGAAGCAGCGCTGGCTGTGCCCGTAACCGAAGCTGCTGCTGCCCCAAAAGCCGGCGGACTGCTGGGCGGTCTCGGCAATCTCGGCAATCTGGCCAATATGGAGCAGCTCAAAGGCATTATAGACCGGATGGGCGGGATCGACGGGATCGTAAACTCCATGGGCAAGGTACAGAAGGTGATGCAGGGCTTTCAGCAAATGGCACCGATGGTGAAGCTCGTTATGGGCACCTTCGGCAAGAAGAAAGGCTCGGGCGCACTGGCTGCAGAAGAGGATGCTGCCCTGTATAAGCCCAAATCACGCAAAAAAAGACGCCCCTCCACGCAGCGCCGCAAATCACCACCTAAAAATCGCCGTAAGTCTTCTCCTGCCTCTGTGAAACGCCGCCGCACTTAG
- a CDS encoding YerC/YecD family TrpR-related protein yields MQLKKLNDKSIDQLFEAILTLKNMEECYVFFDDLCTVNEIQSLSQRLEVARMLGKGSTYNQIEAETGASTATISRVKRCLNYGNDGYKLTLERLGR; encoded by the coding sequence ATGCAGCTTAAGAAGCTAAACGATAAAAGTATTGACCAATTATTTGAAGCGATTCTAACCTTGAAAAATATGGAAGAATGCTATGTGTTCTTTGACGATCTGTGCACCGTAAACGAAATTCAGTCGCTGTCTCAGCGTCTGGAGGTTGCACGCATGCTCGGCAAAGGCTCTACCTATAACCAAATCGAAGCCGAGACCGGAGCAAGCACAGCGACGATCTCACGGGTGAAGCGCTGCCTGAATTACGGTAATGACGGTTATAAATTAACGCTGGAACGTCTGGGGCGTTAA
- a CDS encoding sirohydrochlorin chelatase, with translation MKPGVLIISHGSRDKAWVSIVDEAVGHLSLEKELPVAVSFLELVEGRLIQDGINELEYAGVTDIIVIPLFVSSGSTHIDEIEYALGAKPAPERETDLECFEVQAKVHYGYPVDDDPDIAVMLWDKLRELSVHPEREVILLVGHGSIHDGFRQRWEVGISSLAERVRQVSGVAAADYGLLNPENVRERAEYWIGQGYDVLVAPLFLSEGYFTKVVIPKRLEGLRYAYSGSTLLPHPLLPHWIEQQVLKMLEKLRVH, from the coding sequence ATGAAGCCGGGCGTACTTATTATCAGTCATGGCTCCCGCGACAAGGCCTGGGTTTCGATTGTAGATGAAGCAGTGGGCCATTTATCGCTGGAGAAAGAGCTGCCGGTGGCGGTTTCTTTTCTGGAGCTGGTAGAAGGCCGTTTGATTCAAGATGGTATAAATGAGCTGGAATATGCAGGGGTCACAGATATCATTGTGATCCCCTTGTTTGTTTCTTCGGGAAGTACGCATATCGATGAGATAGAGTATGCGCTTGGGGCGAAGCCTGCCCCTGAACGCGAGACCGATCTGGAATGCTTCGAGGTACAGGCTAAAGTGCATTACGGCTACCCGGTAGACGATGATCCGGATATTGCCGTAATGCTCTGGGACAAGCTGCGGGAGCTGTCTGTCCACCCGGAGCGGGAGGTCATTCTCCTCGTGGGGCATGGCAGCATACATGACGGCTTCCGCCAGCGCTGGGAAGTTGGCATCTCCTCCCTGGCGGAGCGGGTACGCCAGGTCAGCGGAGTGGCAGCAGCTGATTACGGTCTGCTGAACCCGGAGAATGTAAGAGAGCGGGCTGAATATTGGATCGGGCAGGGCTATGATGTCCTGGTGGCTCCGCTCTTTCTAAGTGAGGGCTATTTCACTAAAGTAGTCATTCCGAAGCGGCTTGAGGGCCTGAGGTATGCTTATTCAGGCAGCACGCTGCTGCCGCATCCGCTGCTGCCGCACTGGATTGAGCAGCAGGTGCTCAAGATGCTGGAGAAGCTGCGGGTTCATTAA